The Synechocystis sp. PCC 7509 genome includes a window with the following:
- a CDS encoding phosphoribosyltransferase: MSTPLFSDRTDAGIQLAEAIYTTITQLSATTIMPPQVVYALPRGGLPVALPVARLLKCPLSAIVAKKITHPKNTELAIGAVTAQGDVLWEESRIPKQPQHRQALLNTALATAKFQDEQFSPACPDVNLTGAIAIIVDDGIATGLTMAVAAQSLRIYQPAAIWLCAPVAPASLLPWLQTWGDVLVILNTPEPFFSVSNFYDRFEQVPTEEAIACLRQQTEW; encoded by the coding sequence ATGTCAACTCCACTTTTTAGCGATCGCACTGATGCCGGAATTCAATTAGCCGAAGCGATTTACACAACTATTACCCAACTATCGGCAACTACAATTATGCCGCCCCAAGTCGTGTATGCTTTGCCACGAGGGGGATTACCTGTAGCTTTACCCGTTGCCCGTTTGCTAAAATGCCCCCTGAGTGCGATCGTTGCGAAAAAAATTACCCATCCCAAAAACACCGAACTTGCTATTGGTGCGGTAACGGCTCAAGGAGATGTATTGTGGGAAGAAAGCCGAATACCTAAACAACCTCAACATAGACAAGCTTTGCTAAACACGGCTTTAGCTACTGCTAAATTTCAAGACGAGCAATTTAGCCCTGCTTGTCCTGATGTTAATTTAACAGGTGCGATCGCAATTATTGTTGATGATGGCATTGCCACAGGGCTAACTATGGCGGTGGCGGCTCAATCGTTGAGAATCTACCAACCCGCCGCTATTTGGCTGTGTGCGCCCGTTGCTCCCGCTTCCTTGCTACCTTGGCTACAAACTTGGGGCGATGTCTTAGTTATTCTCAATACACCCGAACCTTTTTTTAGTGTCAGTAATTTTTATGATCGCTTTGAACAAGTCCCCACCGAGGAAGCTATTGCTTGTCTGCGTCAGCAAACCGAGTGGTGA
- a CDS encoding uracil-DNA glycosylase has product MNSEQQLSLFDNSTAPAVPQPDLIPTDAKIPIPPGTYAHMTELAQHCNHCYRCPLGATRTHAVVGKGDLKAPIMIVGEAPGQNEDETGLPFVGRAGQLLDKILASVGLNAQEDAYVCNIIKCRPPSNRVPTTDEIAACKPYILEQIRLVDPKVILLTGATAVKGLTGNKTGITKIRGTWIEWEGRLCMPILHPAYLLRNASREQGSPKWLMWQDMQLVKAKIDELGATSG; this is encoded by the coding sequence ATGAATAGCGAACAACAACTCAGCCTTTTTGACAATTCAACAGCGCCAGCAGTACCTCAACCGGATTTGATTCCTACTGATGCCAAAATTCCTATCCCTCCCGGTACTTATGCCCACATGACGGAGTTGGCGCAGCACTGCAACCATTGTTATCGATGTCCTTTGGGAGCAACTCGCACTCATGCGGTGGTAGGAAAAGGTGATTTAAAAGCACCAATTATGATTGTTGGCGAAGCACCAGGGCAAAATGAAGACGAAACGGGATTGCCTTTTGTGGGTAGAGCAGGACAATTGTTAGATAAAATCTTAGCTTCGGTGGGCTTAAATGCTCAAGAAGATGCTTATGTATGCAATATTATCAAATGTCGTCCGCCTAGCAATCGCGTACCAACTACCGACGAAATAGCGGCTTGTAAGCCTTATATATTAGAGCAAATTCGGTTAGTAGATCCAAAAGTTATTTTATTAACTGGGGCGACGGCGGTAAAAGGATTAACCGGAAATAAAACTGGGATTACTAAAATTCGCGGTACTTGGATTGAGTGGGAAGGGCGGTTATGTATGCCAATTTTGCACCCAGCCTATTTATTAAGAAACGCTTCCCGCGAGCAAGGTAGTCCAAAATGGTTGATGTGGCAAGATATGCAGTTAGTTAAGGCAAAAATAGACGAGCTTGGCGCTACAAGTGGCTAA
- a CDS encoding Uma2 family endonuclease, producing the protein MLSIAEKLDNLQRHTTDSEQLLIINDISWQMYESLLEDLADNSYLRIAYLEGILEIMSPSRRHEFIKTNIGRLVEVYLEETRTRFYGLGSTTFRQETVARGIEPDECYCINCEKPVPDIAIEVVVTSGGINSLEIYRGLQVPEVWFWENNCFSLYYLDNGNYQTLARSRFLPQLDLSLLAGYVVSPEPMDAVIEFRQKIREQRQK; encoded by the coding sequence ATGTTATCTATTGCCGAAAAACTCGACAATTTGCAGCGACACACTACGGATTCCGAGCAGCTACTGATTATCAACGATATTAGCTGGCAGATGTACGAAAGTCTTTTAGAGGATTTAGCAGATAATTCTTACTTGAGAATTGCTTACCTAGAGGGAATTTTAGAAATAATGTCCCCCAGTCGTCGCCACGAGTTCATTAAAACTAATATAGGCAGACTTGTAGAAGTTTACCTTGAGGAAACACGCACCCGTTTTTATGGTTTGGGTTCAACAACTTTTCGTCAAGAAACGGTAGCAAGAGGTATTGAACCGGATGAATGTTATTGTATCAATTGCGAAAAACCAGTTCCAGATATTGCCATTGAGGTAGTTGTTACCAGTGGCGGCATTAATTCTCTAGAAATTTATAGAGGTTTACAAGTCCCGGAGGTTTGGTTTTGGGAAAATAATTGTTTTTCTTTGTATTATTTGGATAACGGAAATTATCAAACCCTAGCTAGAAGTAGGTTTTTGCCGCAATTAGATTTAAGTTTATTAGCTGGTTATGTAGTCTCTCCTGAACCAATGGATGCAGTTATCGAGTTTCGGCAAAAGATTCGGGAGCAGAGGCAAAAATAA
- a CDS encoding orange carotenoid protein N-terminal domain-containing protein, which translates to MTYTIESAQNIFSSTQVPSQIPAIIALFDQLSVDDRLALLWYAYTEMGKTITPAAPGAARLQFAERMLKDIQQKSNEDQMQVMRELARRADTPMSRTYGFFSVNTKLAFWYELGELMKQGLVTPVPTGYQMSPGVQIVLDAIKKLDAGQQITVLRNTVVDMGFDTTVASSSEPRAAEPMFERDAPAPTKIEIAGINEPAVSSYVTAMNADDFKSAVELFTTDGALQPPFQKPIVGREAIAKYMREEAQGLNMMPQQGISEKAPDGSKQVKVTGVVQTPWFGVNVGMNISWRFLINPEDKIFFVAIDMLASPQELLNLRPTK; encoded by the coding sequence ATGACCTATACAATTGAGTCCGCTCAAAATATATTTTCAAGCACTCAAGTTCCCAGTCAGATTCCAGCTATCATCGCTTTATTCGACCAACTGAGCGTAGACGACCGCCTAGCATTGCTATGGTACGCTTATACCGAAATGGGCAAAACCATTACTCCCGCCGCTCCTGGAGCCGCTCGCCTGCAATTTGCCGAGCGGATGCTTAAAGATATTCAGCAAAAATCCAACGAAGATCAAATGCAGGTAATGCGCGAACTAGCTAGACGCGCTGATACCCCTATGAGCCGTACCTATGGATTCTTTAGCGTCAATACCAAGTTAGCTTTTTGGTACGAATTAGGGGAATTGATGAAGCAAGGGTTAGTAACTCCCGTACCTACAGGCTATCAAATGTCTCCCGGTGTGCAGATAGTATTAGATGCGATTAAAAAGCTTGATGCTGGGCAGCAAATTACTGTACTTCGCAATACAGTAGTAGATATGGGCTTTGATACAACCGTGGCTTCTAGCAGCGAACCAAGAGCCGCCGAGCCTATGTTTGAACGCGATGCTCCCGCGCCTACCAAAATTGAAATTGCTGGTATTAACGAGCCTGCGGTATCAAGCTACGTTACTGCAATGAATGCGGACGACTTTAAGAGCGCTGTAGAATTGTTTACAACCGATGGTGCATTGCAGCCACCTTTCCAAAAGCCGATTGTGGGAAGAGAAGCGATCGCAAAATATATGCGTGAAGAAGCCCAGGGTTTAAATATGATGCCCCAGCAAGGTATCAGCGAAAAAGCCCCCGATGGCTCTAAGCAAGTCAAGGTAACGGGTGTAGTTCAAACTCCTTGGTTTGGTGTCAATGTGGGGATGAATATCTCTTGGCGGTTTTTAATCAATCCTGAAGACAAAATTTTCTTTGTAGCAATTGATATGTTGGCTTCTCCTCAAGAGTTGCTCAACTTACGCCCTACTAAGTAA
- a CDS encoding DUF3685 domain-containing protein yields the protein MSDAILKLLLIDQDLIYRTGLRVIIGEFADIEVVAEADSEKTALQLLEMRDRTPVDLVILASNIPNSQVNQLSALELGKQIKVLYPSLPILLISAVNESTQLSTAKNLGIDGYCFKNTSIPELVAIIRQVANRQFFWDLEISLSTTNIFRAIKETWRLSGLQQIDRTLNEVTTQLQNPGLTVLEKAIFAGHRRELLASRWLVNKLLKPQAIVINNGAYPQLLERGKLEIKESSIVATNQSLLQSSSPNILASVREKLQFSLENLTDVPLEIDILKIEKKRELLDVVLVKIEAIIIQLSTAKIQVDKLPKMQDVILIDLWQAATIDFFGKYATIQTNEQSIEISNYLLQDAEIIKTNLLPKIPFVRSLFSYLLFATPLVIDNVPYSAPTPEAMARAEILLQHLLIEIANAVIQPLLNKLGDVEVIKQNFYDANLISTREIERFRNSLSWKYRLNEYITAPRLMFESRYELFVLASRGIAKVSIYAPRNQELKQLTGIPLVVTLALELRDAISPRLRGAVAFLGSGIVYVLTQVIGRAIGLVGRGILQGIGGSFPANKFGKDSEKFK from the coding sequence ATGAGCGATGCTATCCTCAAACTCCTGTTAATCGACCAAGATTTGATATATCGGACTGGATTGCGCGTAATAATTGGAGAATTCGCCGATATTGAAGTAGTTGCAGAAGCCGACAGCGAAAAGACTGCACTCCAATTATTAGAAATGCGCGATCGCACTCCCGTAGACTTAGTAATTTTGGCATCAAATATACCAAATAGCCAAGTCAATCAATTATCAGCTTTAGAACTAGGTAAACAAATAAAAGTTTTATATCCTAGCTTACCTATATTACTAATTAGCGCCGTTAATGAATCTACCCAATTATCTACAGCAAAAAACCTAGGTATAGATGGTTATTGTTTTAAAAACACGTCTATTCCTGAGCTAGTAGCTATTATTAGACAAGTAGCAAACAGACAATTTTTTTGGGATTTAGAAATTTCCTTATCAACAACTAATATATTTAGGGCAATAAAAGAAACCTGGCGCTTGTCTGGATTGCAGCAAATTGACAGGACTTTAAACGAGGTAACTACACAGTTACAAAATCCTGGATTAACAGTATTAGAAAAAGCCATATTTGCCGGACATAGGAGAGAATTATTAGCCTCGCGTTGGTTAGTTAATAAATTATTAAAGCCACAAGCAATTGTTATCAATAATGGCGCTTATCCTCAACTGTTAGAGCGCGGAAAGTTAGAGATTAAAGAAAGCTCTATTGTCGCAACTAATCAAAGTTTACTTCAGTCATCGTCGCCTAATATATTGGCATCTGTAAGAGAGAAGTTGCAATTTAGCTTAGAAAATTTAACTGACGTACCGCTAGAAATTGATATTTTAAAAATAGAAAAAAAACGTGAATTGCTTGATGTAGTTTTAGTAAAAATTGAAGCAATTATTATTCAACTAAGTACGGCTAAAATTCAAGTAGATAAGTTGCCAAAAATGCAAGATGTCATTTTAATAGACTTATGGCAAGCAGCAACAATAGACTTTTTTGGTAAGTATGCGACTATTCAAACAAACGAACAAAGCATAGAAATTTCTAACTATTTGTTGCAAGATGCAGAAATTATAAAAACTAACTTATTGCCCAAAATTCCCTTTGTGCGATCGCTTTTTTCTTACTTATTATTTGCGACACCTTTAGTCATTGACAATGTGCCTTATTCTGCGCCTACTCCCGAAGCAATGGCAAGAGCAGAAATACTCTTGCAACACTTACTAATTGAAATAGCTAATGCTGTAATCCAACCGCTATTAAATAAGTTAGGAGATGTAGAAGTAATTAAACAAAATTTTTACGATGCTAATTTAATTTCTACTCGTGAAATAGAGCGATTTAGAAATAGCTTATCTTGGAAATATCGCCTGAATGAATATATCACCGCACCAAGACTAATGTTTGAAAGTCGTTATGAGTTATTTGTGCTGGCGAGTAGAGGAATTGCTAAAGTCTCAATTTATGCACCGCGAAACCAAGAATTAAAGCAGCTTACAGGTATTCCTTTGGTGGTAACATTAGCTTTAGAATTGAGAGATGCGATTTCTCCGAGATTGCGGGGAGCGGTAGCATTTTTAGGTAGTGGTATTGTTTACGTGCTAACACAAGTAATTGGTAGAGCTATCGGTTTAGTTGGACGTGGTATCTTACAAGGTATTGGCGGATCTTTTCCTGCAAATAAATTTGGGAAAGATAGTGAGAAATTTAAGTAA
- a CDS encoding Fur family transcriptional regulator — translation MQKEAIVIKPIRSLEDAVDRCQNLGMRLSRQRRFILELLWQAKEHLSAREIYDRLNQQGKEIGHTSVYQNLEALSSQNIIECIERSDGRLYGNISDSHSHVNCLDTNQILDVEVKLPAELLQQIEQQTGVKITDYNINFYGYRQKQDNE, via the coding sequence ATGCAAAAAGAGGCAATAGTAATAAAACCGATTCGCTCCCTTGAAGATGCCGTAGATCGGTGTCAAAATTTAGGTATGCGTTTGAGCCGTCAACGTCGCTTTATTTTAGAGCTACTCTGGCAAGCAAAAGAACACTTATCGGCAAGAGAAATTTACGATCGCTTAAATCAGCAAGGTAAAGAAATTGGTCATACATCAGTTTATCAAAACTTAGAGGCGCTTTCTAGTCAAAATATTATTGAGTGTATCGAGCGCTCGGATGGTAGATTGTATGGAAATATCAGCGATTCTCACAGTCATGTAAATTGTTTGGATACCAACCAAATTTTAGATGTCGAAGTTAAGTTACCCGCAGAATTATTACAGCAAATTGAACAACAAACGGGCGTAAAAATTACCGATTACAATATCAACTTTTACGGCTACAGACAAAAACAAGATAATGAATAA
- a CDS encoding M48 family metallopeptidase, translated as MSLSKNSLIGLKADEFRHPLDLEATKAIKQIPGIDLMVRNLLGPLAEQFFYVENIASSVLVGKSQLPQYHQLLLEACAILDLEPPQLYVRQHPIPNAYTFAMRGKQPFVVLHTSLIDLLTLEEIQAVIAHELGHLKCDHSVYLTPINLLILAASQIPTWGEVLAQSIQTQLLQWVRCAEFTCDRAALLATQNPKVVMSLLMKLAGGSPILAPQLNLEAFIDQARAYSDISKTELGEMLVSARTAQLSHPVPVLRAKEIDLWATSQEYQSLLKSHTIGYTSKASDKGGWRNW; from the coding sequence ATGTCCTTATCTAAAAATTCTTTGATTGGTTTGAAAGCTGACGAATTTCGTCACCCCCTAGACTTAGAAGCAACCAAGGCTATCAAACAGATACCTGGTATAGATTTGATGGTGCGAAATCTCTTAGGGCCTTTAGCCGAGCAGTTTTTTTATGTAGAAAATATTGCTTCTAGCGTACTTGTGGGCAAGTCTCAGCTACCACAGTATCACCAATTACTGCTAGAAGCCTGTGCAATCTTGGATTTAGAGCCACCACAGCTATACGTCCGTCAGCACCCCATTCCTAACGCTTACACCTTCGCTATGCGTGGGAAACAACCCTTTGTAGTGCTGCATACTTCCCTAATTGACTTACTCACCCTAGAGGAGATTCAAGCAGTAATTGCTCACGAATTAGGACATCTCAAGTGCGATCACAGCGTTTATTTGACACCGATAAATTTACTTATACTCGCTGCTAGTCAAATTCCTACTTGGGGGGAAGTTTTAGCCCAAAGCATACAAACGCAATTATTGCAATGGGTACGTTGTGCCGAATTTACGTGCGATCGCGCGGCATTACTCGCCACCCAAAACCCCAAAGTAGTCATGTCTTTATTAATGAAACTAGCAGGGGGATCGCCGATCCTTGCTCCCCAACTGAACCTTGAGGCATTTATCGATCAAGCTCGCGCCTACAGCGACATCAGCAAAACTGAACTCGGAGAAATGCTAGTTTCAGCCCGGACAGCCCAACTAAGCCACCCAGTACCCGTATTACGCGCTAAAGAGATCGATCTATGGGCAACAAGTCAAGAATATCAATCCTTGCTAAAAAGCCATACAATAGGTTATACTAGCAAAGCTTCAGACAAGGGCGGATGGCGGAATTGGTAG
- the apcB gene encoding allophycocyanin subunit beta, which translates to MRDAITSLIGTYDVAGRYFDRNAIDSLKTYFETGTARIQAAAAINSNAAAIVKRAGSQLFENLPELIRPGGNAYTTRRYAACLRDMDYYLRYATYALVAGNMNVLDERVLQGLRETYNSLGVPIGPTVQGIQIMKDIVKQEVAAAGVVDTSFVDEPFDYMTRELSEKDI; encoded by the coding sequence ATGCGAGATGCAATCACAAGCTTAATTGGCACGTATGACGTTGCTGGTCGCTATTTTGACCGCAATGCCATCGATAGTCTTAAAACTTACTTTGAGACAGGAACTGCAAGAATCCAAGCCGCCGCAGCTATTAATTCTAATGCTGCTGCTATTGTCAAGCGTGCAGGTTCTCAGTTATTTGAAAATCTGCCAGAATTAATTCGTCCTGGTGGCAATGCTTACACCACAAGGCGTTACGCTGCTTGTTTGCGCGATATGGATTATTACTTGCGTTATGCTACTTATGCTTTAGTCGCTGGCAATATGAACGTGCTAGACGAGCGCGTATTGCAGGGCTTGCGCGAAACTTACAATTCTTTGGGTGTACCCATTGGACCCACAGTCCAAGGCATTCAAATTATGAAAGATATTGTTAAGCAAGAAGTAGCGGCAGCAGGTGTTGTAGATACAAGTTTTGTAGATGAGCCGTTTGATTATATGACGCGCGAATTAAGCGAAAAAGATATTTAA
- the glnA gene encoding type I glutamate--ammonia ligase codes for MAETPQEVLKMIQDHNIELIDLKFVDMLGIWQHCTFHRSLIDEDSFTDGVAFDGSSIRGWKAINNSDMAMRPDPSTAWIDPFMEVPTLSMICTIVEPRTGELYDRDPRSIAQKAMDYLIASGIGDTVFCGPEPEFFIFDDARFDQTGHQGYYYIDSVEGGWNAGRTEPGGNLGYKIANKGGYFPVAPTDTLQDIRSEMLLTMGKCGVPIEKHHHEVASGGQCELGIRFAPLVAAADYVMTYKYIVKNVAKKYGKTATFMPKPMFGDNGTGMHTHMSIWKDGQPLFGGDKYAKLSQMALYFIGGLIKHAPSILAFSNPSINSYKRLVPGYEAPVNLAYSQGNRSASIRIPLSGDNPKAKRLEFRCPDPSCNPYLAFSAMLCAGLNGIKNQIDPGDPLDVDIYELSPEELSKIPSTPGSLEAALESLEHNHDFLTESGVFTEDFIQNWITYKLDKEINPMRLRPHPFEFSLYYDC; via the coding sequence ATGGCTGAAACCCCCCAAGAAGTCTTGAAAATGATTCAAGACCACAACATCGAGCTAATCGATCTAAAATTTGTTGATATGCTAGGTATCTGGCAGCACTGCACTTTCCATCGCAGCTTAATTGATGAAGATTCTTTCACTGACGGCGTTGCGTTTGATGGCTCTAGTATTCGGGGTTGGAAAGCAATCAACAATTCGGACATGGCAATGCGACCCGACCCAAGTACCGCTTGGATCGATCCATTTATGGAAGTGCCAACATTAAGTATGATTTGTACGATTGTAGAACCTCGTACTGGCGAACTATACGATCGCGATCCCCGCTCCATTGCCCAAAAAGCTATGGACTATCTAATTGCTAGTGGGATTGGAGATACAGTTTTTTGCGGGCCAGAACCAGAGTTTTTTATCTTTGACGATGCCCGTTTTGACCAAACCGGACATCAAGGTTACTACTACATAGACTCCGTAGAAGGCGGCTGGAATGCTGGTAGAACTGAACCCGGTGGCAACTTGGGTTACAAAATTGCCAATAAAGGCGGATACTTCCCCGTTGCACCCACCGATACATTGCAAGACATTCGCTCAGAAATGTTGCTAACAATGGGCAAGTGCGGCGTACCAATTGAGAAGCATCACCATGAAGTAGCTTCCGGCGGACAGTGCGAACTCGGTATTCGGTTTGCGCCCTTGGTTGCGGCGGCGGACTATGTAATGACTTACAAGTACATTGTCAAAAACGTTGCGAAGAAGTATGGCAAAACAGCGACATTCATGCCCAAACCCATGTTTGGCGACAACGGTACAGGAATGCACACCCATATGTCTATTTGGAAAGATGGACAACCTTTGTTTGGCGGCGATAAGTACGCCAAATTAAGTCAAATGGCGTTGTATTTTATCGGTGGATTGATTAAACACGCCCCTTCAATCCTGGCTTTTAGCAACCCCAGCATCAACTCCTACAAACGATTAGTGCCAGGTTACGAAGCCCCAGTAAACCTAGCTTATTCTCAAGGCAATCGTTCCGCTTCGATTCGGATTCCGTTGTCGGGAGACAATCCCAAGGCAAAGCGCCTAGAGTTTCGTTGTCCCGATCCTAGCTGTAATCCTTATTTGGCGTTTTCAGCGATGTTGTGTGCGGGTTTAAATGGGATTAAAAATCAGATAGATCCCGGCGATCCTTTGGACGTAGATATTTACGAACTCAGCCCAGAAGAATTAAGTAAAATACCTTCTACGCCGGGATCTTTGGAAGCAGCCTTAGAAAGCTTGGAGCATAATCACGATTTCTTAACCGAAAGTGGCGTTTTCACTGAAGACTTTATTCAAAATTGGATTACCTACAAACTGGATAAAGAAATCAACCCGATGCGCTTGCGTCCTCACCCCTTCGAGTTTTCGTTGTACTACGATTGCTAA
- a CDS encoding glycoside hydrolase family 24 protein — MARFLTPASVSPQVLAKALKKIIPVSIAVLLFTLLLNNLSGQQQKKSRLDPAFGYLPPLEMKGGDPYIRALMRTISASEANDPKPYSILYGGGQINDLSRHPEQCITIVSGPNRGDCSTAAGRYQMINITWYEKAALYHPEPPKIMFWQTYSFEPEFQDAVVYAWLSDRQFWGKDLSKLLQAGKLNQVRRLLSGTWTSLGYGIEDNSLTGRLPKVYQKMLKEELKNAV; from the coding sequence TTGGCGCGTTTTTTAACCCCAGCAAGTGTAAGCCCGCAAGTTTTGGCAAAGGCTTTAAAAAAGATTATTCCAGTTAGCATCGCTGTTTTACTGTTCACTTTATTACTGAATAATTTATCAGGGCAACAGCAAAAAAAATCGCGCCTCGATCCTGCTTTTGGATATTTACCCCCTTTGGAAATGAAAGGAGGCGATCCTTATATTCGCGCCTTAATGCGGACGATTTCAGCAAGTGAGGCAAACGATCCTAAGCCTTACTCAATTTTGTATGGTGGCGGGCAAATTAACGACTTGAGCCGTCATCCAGAGCAATGTATTACGATAGTTTCTGGTCCCAATAGGGGAGATTGTTCGACGGCGGCGGGACGCTATCAGATGATTAATATTACTTGGTACGAAAAGGCGGCGTTATACCATCCCGAACCCCCAAAAATTATGTTTTGGCAAACCTATAGCTTTGAGCCAGAATTTCAAGATGCGGTAGTTTATGCTTGGTTAAGCGATCGCCAATTTTGGGGCAAAGACCTTTCCAAGCTATTACAAGCAGGCAAGTTAAATCAAGTGCGGCGGCTACTTTCAGGAACTTGGACAAGTTTAGGCTATGGCATAGAAGATAATTCTTTAACGGGACGTTTGCCCAAAGTTTATCAAAAAATGCTCAAAGAGGAGCTAAAAAATGCCGTGTAG
- a CDS encoding NAD(P)H-binding protein, whose protein sequence is MKAFVAGATGETGRRIVNQLVERNIPVRAMVRDLEQARAILPESAQLVVGDVLKPETLSEAIGDSTVILCATGAKPSFDPTSPYKVDYEGTKNLVDVAKTKGIEHFVFVSSLCTSKLFHPLNLFWLILVWKKQAEEYIQKSGLVYTIVRPGGLKNEDNNSSIVMSSVDTLFDGSIPRTKVAQVCIEALSQAAARNKIVEIVAKEEAPQQSFEQLFTGVA, encoded by the coding sequence ATGAAAGCATTTGTAGCAGGGGCAACAGGCGAAACTGGGCGGCGGATTGTCAACCAGTTGGTAGAGCGGAATATTCCCGTTCGGGCAATGGTGAGAGACTTAGAGCAAGCTAGAGCCATTTTGCCAGAGTCCGCGCAGTTAGTAGTTGGTGACGTATTAAAACCAGAGACATTAAGCGAGGCTATAGGTGATAGTACGGTAATTTTGTGTGCGACGGGTGCTAAACCAAGTTTTGACCCCACAAGTCCTTATAAAGTAGATTATGAAGGGACTAAAAATTTGGTCGATGTTGCTAAAACTAAAGGAATTGAGCATTTTGTGTTTGTATCTTCTTTATGTACATCTAAGCTATTTCATCCGCTAAATTTGTTTTGGTTAATTTTAGTCTGGAAGAAGCAAGCCGAGGAATATATTCAAAAAAGCGGACTTGTCTACACAATTGTGCGCCCTGGGGGATTGAAAAATGAAGACAATAATAGTTCTATTGTCATGTCTTCGGTAGATACGCTGTTTGATGGCAGCATTCCTCGTACTAAAGTAGCGCAAGTCTGCATTGAAGCTCTATCGCAAGCCGCCGCTCGCAATAAGATTGTGGAAATTGTCGCGAAGGAAGAAGCACCACAACAGAGCTTTGAGCAGTTATTTACAGGTGTAGCTTAA
- a CDS encoding DUF1997 domain-containing protein has protein sequence MLSQNHEYQSREAATWDVRAMSQTDADALAPISMRFSGQFADCMEMYAPASTVAEYLNTHQQWFCRCAQPMKVETISVNGYALVIGRFGAFGYDVEPKVGLELLPPENGVYRIKTIAIPNYVAPGYDVDFKAVMELVEVPADSQGKVVTKVEWTLDLNVDVQFPRFIYRLPKSVIKNTGDRLLNQIVRQVSHRLTAKVQADFYKSVGLPKPLKSKCHK, from the coding sequence ATGTTGTCACAAAACCACGAATATCAATCACGAGAAGCCGCTACATGGGATGTAAGAGCAATGTCACAGACGGACGCGGATGCCCTCGCGCCTATATCAATGCGTTTTTCCGGTCAATTTGCTGACTGTATGGAAATGTATGCGCCAGCTTCTACAGTGGCGGAATATCTCAATACTCATCAACAGTGGTTTTGTCGCTGCGCCCAGCCTATGAAGGTAGAAACAATTTCTGTAAATGGTTATGCTTTGGTAATTGGTCGCTTTGGCGCATTTGGTTATGATGTAGAGCCAAAGGTTGGTTTGGAGCTTTTACCCCCAGAAAATGGCGTATACCGGATCAAAACGATCGCTATTCCTAACTATGTCGCTCCAGGCTATGATGTTGATTTTAAGGCGGTAATGGAGCTAGTAGAAGTTCCCGCCGATAGTCAAGGAAAAGTAGTTACAAAAGTAGAGTGGACGCTGGACTTAAACGTTGATGTCCAGTTTCCTAGATTTATTTATCGCTTGCCTAAGTCAGTAATTAAAAATACAGGCGATCGCTTACTTAACCAAATTGTCCGCCAAGTATCCCACCGTTTAACTGCTAAAGTGCAGGCAGATTTTTACAAATCTGTAGGGCTACCCAAGCCTCTTAAATCCAAATGTCATAAGTAG
- a CDS encoding DUF4079 domain-containing protein, which yields MSLEIPTEIKPWLNIFHPLLMFVLLGVSVYALYLGVKVRQTRYAEGEVKKELIKGKFNNRHYQIGSILLGLMVVGTLIGMGATYINNQKLFLGSHLLAGLGMTGMIAVSASLSPYMQKGQDWARYTHIVLNSALLALFAWQAVSGIQIILNILSKL from the coding sequence ATGAGTCTGGAAATTCCCACAGAAATCAAACCTTGGCTAAATATTTTTCACCCACTTTTAATGTTTGTTTTGCTAGGAGTTTCGGTTTACGCGCTATACCTAGGCGTGAAAGTTCGGCAGACTAGATACGCTGAAGGTGAAGTTAAAAAAGAGCTAATCAAGGGAAAATTCAACAATAGGCATTATCAAATTGGCTCGATCCTTTTGGGATTAATGGTAGTAGGGACATTAATCGGCATGGGCGCTACCTATATCAACAACCAAAAGTTATTTCTTGGGTCACATTTGTTAGCAGGATTGGGGATGACAGGAATGATTGCAGTTTCTGCTAGTTTGTCTCCTTATATGCAAAAAGGTCAAGATTGGGCAAGATACACGCATATAGTATTAAATTCTGCTCTTTTAGCCTTATTTGCTTGGCAAGCCGTGAGCGGAATCCAAATTATTTTAAACATTCTCAGCAAACTGTAA